From Deltaproteobacteria bacterium, one genomic window encodes:
- a CDS encoding methyltransferase: MCRAARTSCRGALARPGAVASRTRPARGAAESGGGSTSKASVKKRRRAGGPAVLPAPSALARKALGPYARGRVVAAAPGFPRLALDVPWDVFASQAVDEGTLLLLRHLPADPPASLLDLGCGYGALGLPVAARWPSTRCVLVDRDLLAVAAAAHNASELGLQNVEVRPGLGYRELARERFDWVLCNVPARIGPRAIRYLLEGGRALGAEVRAVIIRDLSAVVLALGLTGLVHVGRGARHDVFALPAAPAAIDLADEEVYARDETEFAGLRLSRPYDASEDPVHFRLLSLLAESLPRTAPARALAFRAGYGALPLHLKSRYTSCEVLAQDRDLLDTAFLRRNARRLRLDVAVRETLLPADGLLPESFPLVVGELSASAGPSVAARELGDGARLLAPGGEALILASEKQEREWLPRAAPKNAALTLLLRREGASLLRISRPRAR, from the coding sequence CTGTGCCGCGCCGCTCGTACGAGCTGCCGCGGAGCCCTCGCGCGTCCTGGGGCCGTCGCGTCTCGAACCCGACCTGCGCGAGGCGCTGCTGAGAGCGGCGGAGGCAGCACATCGAAGGCGTCCGTGAAGAAGAGGCGGCGCGCCGGCGGCCCTGCGGTGCTGCCCGCGCCGAGCGCTCTCGCGCGCAAGGCGCTCGGCCCCTACGCGCGGGGGAGGGTGGTTGCGGCGGCGCCCGGCTTTCCGCGGCTTGCGCTGGACGTTCCATGGGACGTCTTCGCCTCGCAGGCCGTCGACGAAGGCACCCTGCTGCTCTTGCGGCATCTGCCTGCCGATCCGCCGGCGTCTTTGCTCGATCTCGGCTGCGGATATGGCGCGCTCGGCCTTCCGGTCGCGGCCCGCTGGCCGTCGACCCGATGCGTCCTGGTCGACCGGGACCTGCTCGCGGTGGCGGCCGCCGCGCACAACGCGAGCGAGCTCGGCCTCCAGAACGTCGAAGTGCGGCCCGGGCTCGGCTACCGCGAGCTCGCCCGCGAACGATTCGATTGGGTGCTGTGCAACGTCCCGGCGCGCATCGGCCCGCGCGCGATCCGCTACCTGCTCGAGGGAGGCCGCGCGCTCGGCGCCGAAGTTCGCGCCGTGATCATCCGCGATCTGTCCGCGGTCGTGCTCGCGCTTGGGCTCACCGGGCTCGTCCACGTGGGAAGGGGCGCGAGGCACGACGTCTTTGCGCTGCCTGCCGCCCCGGCGGCCATCGACCTTGCCGACGAAGAGGTCTACGCGCGGGACGAGACGGAATTCGCGGGGCTGCGGCTCTCCCGGCCGTACGACGCTTCGGAAGATCCCGTTCACTTCCGTCTTCTCTCCCTTCTCGCGGAGTCGCTGCCGCGCACCGCGCCGGCCCGAGCGCTGGCGTTCCGCGCCGGGTATGGAGCTCTCCCACTTCACCTTAAGTCTCGCTACACGTCCTGCGAGGTGCTCGCCCAGGACCGCGATCTGCTCGACACCGCATTCCTGCGGCGAAACGCCCGCCGCCTGCGCCTCGACGTTGCCGTCCGCGAGACGCTGCTCCCCGCAGACGGCCTTCTGCCGGAGAGCTTCCCTCTGGTAGTGGGTGAGCTGTCCGCCTCGGCGGGTCCTTCCGTCGCTGCGCGCGAGCTGGGGGACGGCGCCCGTCTCCTCGCGCCGGGCGGCGAAGCTTTGATCCTCGCCAGCGAGAAGCAGGAGCGGGAGTGGCTTCCGCGGGCGGCCCCGAAAAACGCCGCGCTGACGCTCCTGTTGCGCCGCGAGGGCGCCTCCCTGCTGCGGATCTCGCGGCCGAGGGCTCGCTGA
- a CDS encoding U32 family peptidase has product MTKAPPRPELLAPAGDEESLRAAVAAGADAVYFGLRGGFNARARADNFAVADLPRIFDFLRARGVKGFVTFNTLVFDRELPVAEAALADIARAGADAILVQDLGIARLAHEVCPELPLHASTQMTVSSAEAAAIAKSLGVTRVVLPRELSIDEIRTMAMGTDLELECFVHGALCVSWSGQCLTSEALQHRSANRGQCAQSCRMPYDLVVDGKVETARGDEQLKYLLSPRDLAAYDLLPQLIDAGVCCFKIEGRMKGPEYVANAVDKYRRALDAALEHRPYPLQKRDEEELRYSFSRSFSHGFFRGSDHQALVHGLYPGHRGVLVGRVEEVHARAGRVVVRAEPDAPELKAGDRILFDQGKPEDDEPRGGLHACDVVAPGLLRMLFGGPDQGSLDLRLVKAGDVVWKAKDAEVTRKMKRVAARERKVGLTLSVRGAAGTALIVTARDDLGRAARVESAMPLQLARVNPLHEGLVREKLCAFGETGFELRRLELELEGALAMPPSELKRLRRAVVQALVGSPPPQPARHVRTGLDPDAVVAPLSANGSSGAPKLIPLLRTLGQVEVALRLGFDELQLDFMELVGLGVAVERARARGAKVIVATPRVQKPGEEGYDRRFERLRPDGILARHLGAVEHFRRNPHTETVHGDFSLNATNALTARTLLGLGLSTLTPAYDLDLAQLLDLASGVPAERLEVTIHQHLPLFHNEHCVYSHLLSNGHDYRDCGRPCEKHLIRLRDGLGMEHPVIVDVGCRNTVFNARAQSAAACLPQLLAAGVRRFRVELVRESEAETERVLRAYAALLAGKRTGPQVIAQVGALEKYGVSAGTLVVVTQPHV; this is encoded by the coding sequence ATGACGAAAGCACCTCCAAGACCCGAGTTGCTCGCACCCGCCGGCGACGAAGAGAGCCTGCGAGCGGCGGTGGCGGCCGGGGCCGACGCCGTCTACTTCGGGCTGCGCGGCGGCTTCAACGCTCGCGCCCGCGCCGACAACTTCGCCGTCGCGGACCTCCCGCGCATCTTCGATTTTTTGCGCGCGCGGGGCGTGAAGGGCTTCGTCACGTTCAACACTTTGGTGTTCGATCGCGAGCTGCCCGTGGCGGAGGCGGCCCTCGCGGACATCGCCCGCGCCGGCGCCGACGCGATCCTCGTCCAGGATCTCGGCATCGCGCGTCTCGCGCACGAGGTCTGCCCGGAGCTGCCGCTCCACGCTTCGACCCAGATGACGGTCTCGTCGGCGGAAGCGGCGGCGATCGCGAAGTCGCTCGGCGTCACCCGCGTGGTCCTTCCGCGCGAGCTGTCCATCGATGAGATCCGGACGATGGCCATGGGCACCGACCTCGAGCTCGAATGCTTCGTCCACGGAGCGCTCTGCGTGAGCTGGAGCGGCCAGTGCCTGACGAGCGAGGCGCTCCAGCACCGGAGCGCGAATCGCGGCCAATGCGCCCAGAGCTGCCGGATGCCGTACGACCTCGTCGTCGACGGCAAGGTGGAGACGGCGCGCGGCGACGAGCAGCTCAAGTACCTGCTCTCGCCTCGGGATCTCGCCGCGTACGATCTACTTCCCCAGCTGATCGACGCTGGAGTCTGCTGCTTCAAGATCGAAGGCCGGATGAAGGGGCCGGAGTACGTCGCGAACGCGGTGGACAAGTACCGCCGCGCCCTCGATGCCGCCCTCGAGCACCGCCCATATCCGCTGCAGAAGAGGGACGAGGAGGAGCTTCGCTACAGCTTCTCGCGCAGCTTCTCGCACGGCTTTTTCCGCGGCTCCGACCACCAGGCGCTGGTGCACGGCCTCTATCCCGGGCACCGCGGCGTGCTCGTCGGGCGCGTCGAGGAGGTCCACGCCCGGGCGGGTCGCGTGGTCGTGCGTGCGGAACCGGACGCACCGGAGCTGAAGGCCGGCGATCGCATCCTTTTCGACCAGGGAAAGCCGGAGGACGACGAGCCTCGCGGCGGACTGCATGCGTGCGACGTGGTGGCGCCTGGACTGCTGCGGATGCTCTTCGGCGGCCCCGACCAGGGTTCTCTCGATCTGCGACTGGTGAAGGCCGGCGACGTCGTCTGGAAGGCCAAGGACGCCGAAGTGACGCGGAAGATGAAGCGCGTCGCGGCTCGGGAAAGAAAAGTCGGCCTCACGCTGAGCGTACGCGGAGCGGCAGGGACCGCGCTGATCGTCACCGCTCGCGACGATCTCGGCCGCGCCGCCCGCGTCGAGAGCGCGATGCCTCTGCAGCTCGCGCGAGTCAACCCCCTCCACGAGGGGCTCGTGCGCGAGAAGCTCTGTGCATTCGGCGAGACCGGGTTCGAGCTGCGCCGCCTCGAGCTCGAGCTGGAGGGCGCGCTCGCGATGCCGCCGTCGGAGCTGAAGCGGTTGCGCCGCGCCGTCGTGCAAGCTCTCGTGGGCAGCCCGCCGCCGCAACCGGCGCGCCACGTGCGGACCGGACTGGATCCGGACGCCGTGGTCGCACCGCTTTCCGCAAACGGCTCTTCTGGTGCCCCGAAGCTGATCCCCTTGCTCCGCACCCTCGGCCAGGTTGAGGTCGCGCTGCGCCTCGGTTTCGACGAGCTGCAACTCGATTTCATGGAGCTGGTCGGCCTGGGCGTGGCCGTAGAACGGGCGCGCGCCAGGGGCGCCAAGGTCATCGTCGCCACCCCACGCGTGCAGAAGCCGGGTGAGGAGGGCTACGACCGCCGATTCGAACGGCTGCGCCCGGACGGCATCCTCGCCCGCCATCTCGGCGCGGTCGAGCACTTCCGCCGCAATCCGCACACCGAAACGGTGCACGGTGACTTCTCCCTGAACGCCACCAACGCGCTGACCGCGCGGACCCTGCTCGGGCTGGGACTGTCGACGCTGACGCCGGCGTACGATCTCGATCTCGCCCAGCTTCTCGATCTCGCCTCCGGCGTTCCGGCGGAGCGCCTGGAAGTGACCATCCATCAGCATCTGCCGCTGTTTCACAACGAGCACTGCGTCTACTCGCACCTGCTCTCCAACGGTCACGACTACCGCGACTGCGGCCGTCCTTGTGAGAAGCACCTGATCCGCCTCCGCGACGGCCTCGGCATGGAGCACCCGGTGATCGTCGACGTAGGATGCCGGAACACCGTATTCAACGCGCGGGCGCAAAGCGCCGCTGCATGTCTGCCGCAGCTCCTCGCCGCGGGAGTGCGCCGGTTCCGGGTCGAGCTCGTCCGCGAGAGCGAGGCGGAGACCGAGCGGGTGCTGCGCGCCTACGCGGCGCTGCTGGCCGGCAAACGGACCGGCCCGCAGGTGATCGCGCAGGTCGGGGCGCTCGAGAAGTATGGCGTCTCGGCGGGAACGCTGGTGGTCGTCACCCAGCCGCACGTTTGA
- a CDS encoding DUF3501 family protein: MQPLNPKDLWPLPVYEGVRDRFRKEVIAAKKDRRVQVGPEMTFVFENRITVKFQVQEILRIERITDAAQVAEEVEGFNSMLPGAGELSATLMIELTGSDADVKERLARLFGLRDHVWLEVGDTRVKGELEPNREEPGRVSSVQYVRFKVPDAPALLRGPAALVIDHPSYGHRATLPDAVRRSLAQDLT, encoded by the coding sequence ATGCAACCGCTGAATCCGAAGGATCTCTGGCCCCTTCCCGTCTACGAAGGCGTACGCGACCGCTTCCGCAAGGAGGTGATCGCCGCCAAGAAGGATCGGCGCGTCCAGGTCGGTCCGGAGATGACGTTCGTCTTCGAGAATCGGATCACCGTGAAGTTCCAGGTGCAGGAGATCCTCCGGATCGAGCGCATCACCGACGCCGCCCAGGTGGCCGAGGAGGTGGAGGGGTTCAACAGCATGCTGCCCGGCGCCGGCGAGTTGTCGGCGACGCTGATGATCGAGCTGACCGGCAGCGACGCCGACGTGAAGGAGCGGCTTGCCCGGCTCTTCGGGCTGCGCGACCACGTCTGGCTGGAGGTCGGCGACACCCGCGTGAAGGGTGAGCTGGAGCCGAATCGCGAGGAGCCAGGGCGCGTCTCGTCGGTGCAGTACGTGCGCTTCAAGGTGCCCGACGCCCCCGCGCTCTTGCGCGGACCGGCCGCTCTGGTGATTGACCATCCCTCGTATGGCCATCGCGCCACGCTGCCCGATGCGGTGCGGCGTTCGCTGGCCCAGGATCTGACGTGA
- a CDS encoding ferritin-like domain-containing protein: MSDAFDTGMNRTGIATSPIEAPKTIQGAVEGRGPAVDGAAAALMRSTCAREAEPIGTVPPPASLKGAAKTVLKALQGEKASVFIDKLGERLAFERIGARLYEVVLIKAEAYPTWPGGPSREELLEIQRDELSHFGLLQSCIEKLGADPTAMTPSADIAANLSKGIPQVLADPRTDLRQCLEGLLVAELADNACWESLIELAQEAGQDEMVRAFEAALQREELHLGRVKGWLKQGVAAALGAKRSPDQPAARH, from the coding sequence ATGAGCGACGCATTCGACACGGGCATGAACCGAACGGGGATCGCGACCTCGCCGATCGAAGCTCCGAAGACCATCCAGGGAGCGGTGGAGGGTAGGGGTCCGGCCGTGGACGGAGCGGCCGCGGCGCTGATGCGGTCCACTTGCGCCCGGGAAGCCGAGCCCATCGGTACGGTCCCGCCGCCGGCTTCGCTCAAGGGCGCGGCGAAGACCGTGCTCAAGGCGCTGCAGGGAGAGAAGGCCAGCGTGTTCATCGACAAGCTCGGCGAGCGCCTCGCGTTCGAACGGATCGGCGCGCGGCTCTACGAGGTCGTGCTGATCAAGGCGGAAGCGTACCCCACGTGGCCCGGGGGGCCGAGCCGGGAGGAGTTGCTGGAAATCCAGCGCGACGAGCTCTCTCACTTCGGCCTCTTGCAGAGTTGCATCGAGAAGCTGGGCGCGGATCCCACCGCCATGACGCCATCCGCCGACATCGCCGCGAATCTCTCGAAGGGCATTCCCCAGGTCCTGGCGGATCCGCGCACCGATTTGCGCCAGTGTCTCGAAGGCCTCCTCGTGGCAGAGCTCGCCGACAACGCCTGCTGGGAGTCGCTGATCGAGCTCGCGCAGGAGGCGGGACAGGACGAGATGGTGCGCGCCTTCGAGGCCGCCCTGCAGCGCGAAGAGCTGCACCTCGGCCGCGTCAAGGGATGGCTCAAGCAGGGCGTCGCTGCGGCCCTCGGCGCGAAACGATCGCCGGACCAACCCGCGGCGCGGCACTGA
- a CDS encoding tartrate dehydrogenase produces MAKHRIAVIPGDGIGNEVVPEGIRVLDAAASKYGIEFRWDQFPWSCEWYQKHGKMMPEDGIAQIRKHDAIFLGAVGFPGVPDHVSLWGLLIPIRRSFHQYANVRPVRLMDGVPSPLRDRKPGDIDFWVVRENNEGEYSSVGGRMFEGTENETVIQESVFTRRGVDRILRYAFELARSRPKKHLTSATKSNGIAITMPFWDERVKAMSAHYPDVRVDQFHIDILCAHFVQRPDRFDVVVGSNLFGDILSDLGPGVTGTIGIAPSANLNPEGEYPSMFEPVHGSAPDIAGQGIANPVGQIWSGAMMLEHLGHKQAGDAVVRAIETVIREGPRTRDMGGKASTSEMGKAIAEAVR; encoded by the coding sequence ATGGCGAAGCATCGCATCGCGGTCATTCCCGGAGACGGGATCGGCAACGAGGTCGTGCCCGAGGGCATTCGCGTGCTGGACGCCGCCGCGTCGAAGTACGGCATCGAGTTCCGCTGGGACCAGTTTCCCTGGAGCTGCGAGTGGTACCAGAAGCATGGGAAGATGATGCCGGAGGACGGCATCGCGCAGATCCGCAAGCACGATGCGATCTTCCTCGGAGCGGTCGGGTTCCCGGGCGTGCCCGATCACGTCTCCCTCTGGGGTCTGCTCATCCCCATCCGTCGCAGCTTCCACCAGTACGCGAACGTCCGTCCGGTCCGGCTGATGGACGGCGTCCCTTCCCCGCTGCGCGATCGCAAACCTGGCGACATCGACTTCTGGGTGGTGCGCGAGAACAACGAGGGCGAGTACTCGTCGGTCGGCGGCCGGATGTTCGAGGGTACCGAGAACGAGACGGTGATCCAGGAATCCGTGTTCACCCGCAGGGGCGTCGACCGGATCCTGCGCTACGCCTTCGAGCTGGCCCGCTCGCGCCCGAAGAAGCACCTCACCTCGGCGACGAAGTCGAACGGGATCGCCATCACGATGCCGTTCTGGGACGAGAGGGTGAAAGCGATGTCGGCGCACTACCCCGACGTGCGCGTCGACCAGTTCCACATCGACATCCTCTGCGCGCATTTCGTGCAAAGGCCGGATCGCTTCGACGTGGTGGTCGGCTCCAACCTGTTCGGCGACATCCTCTCCGACCTGGGACCGGGGGTGACCGGAACCATCGGGATCGCCCCATCCGCCAACCTCAATCCCGAGGGCGAGTACCCGTCGATGTTCGAGCCCGTGCATGGCTCCGCACCCGACATCGCCGGCCAGGGAATCGCGAATCCGGTCGGGCAGATCTGGTCGGGCGCGATGATGCTCGAGCACCTCGGCCACAAGCAGGCCGGCGACGCCGTAGTGCGGGCGATCGAGACCGTCATCCGCGAAGGCCCGCGCACCCGCGACATGGGCGGGAAGGCGAGCACCTCCGAGATGGGAAAGGCCATCGCGGAAGCGGTTCGCTGA
- a CDS encoding rubrerythrin, translating to MPNLRNSKTHENLKAAFAGESQANRRYIYFAKQADVEGRPDLAGLFRDTAEGETGHAHGHLEYLQEVGDPATGEPIGDTEKNLKAAVAGETYEYTQMYPGFAKQAREEGFAEIAEWFETLAKAEKAHAGRFAKGLQQVKAEG from the coding sequence ATGCCCAATTTGAGGAACAGCAAGACGCACGAGAACCTCAAGGCCGCTTTCGCCGGCGAGAGCCAGGCGAACCGCCGCTATATCTACTTCGCCAAGCAGGCCGACGTCGAAGGCCGTCCGGACCTCGCCGGTCTCTTCCGGGACACCGCCGAAGGCGAGACCGGCCACGCCCACGGCCATCTCGAGTACCTGCAGGAGGTCGGCGATCCGGCGACCGGAGAGCCTATCGGCGACACCGAGAAGAACCTGAAGGCTGCCGTGGCGGGTGAGACGTACGAGTACACGCAGATGTACCCGGGATTCGCCAAGCAGGCGCGGGAGGAAGGCTTCGCCGAGATCGCCGAGTGGTTCGAGACGCTCGCCAAGGCCGAGAAGGCTCACGCCGGGCGCTTCGCCAAGGGCCTGCAGCAGGTCAAGGCCGAGGGATAA
- a CDS encoding pyridine nucleotide-disulfide oxidoreductase, protein MERALFANPETPDLQLGIPGFRSADLHDTRRLADLTRAFDDFLQEADSALFARYRAHREGSVPLRGPEESALLLETGAQVSRFLGRLFGVERDLKRLREAAGREAPLFRVKRDFVQRRVFRKGPKDRPRASDFSALDAEVRPLLAAAACRDPRASFARNDAELLVAIVIETLLEVESAQPGSPQLLAWHDLCGALHRGLADAGLPGAKYAGEDVGLARKLLDLFDRWLYALSLQEERPDWVFLRLPRPLDFQQLVPLRRPRADRPEILAGHEEHQRRRDGFRLTDPRMSAREVRSEIDYCIYCHEREKDSCAKGFAEKDSPRYRKNPLGTPLTGCPLEERISEMHTAAREGDFLSALALVCIDNPMAPGTGHRICNDCMKACVYQKQDPVNIPQIETRVLSDVLRIRWGFEIWSLLTRWNPLRFERQHPRPYSGVNVLVVGMGPAGYTLAHHLLNEGFGVVGIDGLKIEPIAEHLIAGPIERIDDAFGTALDERVTSGFGGVSEYGITVRWDKTFLDILHLNLARRTHFRLYGGTRFGGTVTLEDAFDRYGFHHIALAAGAGKPTVIGLKNNLIRGVRKASDFLMALQLTGAFKKGSLASLQVRLPAVVIGGGLTAIDAATELAAYYPIQVEKLLDRHEKLCESAGEEMVFSVLDPEERHIYAEALEHGREVRRERERAAAANDEPDFARLVKAWGGVTIAYRKTLNDSPAYRLNHEEVIKALEEGIAFAEGLSPVEAVPDSHGAVEAVKFTLRSGAEVTLPARTVCVAAGTGPNTTVEKEAPGRFEVDPEHSAFSSFRIENGKLVPAEVTDDLTGAIGFFTSHSSGGRYVSFFGDNHPAYAGSVVKAMASAKDGYPHIARLFAHQLERADGSAQPVWAALTARLDSDLRARVHEIKRLTPTIVEVIVRAPAAARGFQPGQFYRLQDFETLAPVVDGTRLQMEGLALTGAWVDRARGLLSLIVLEMGSSSRLVAALRPGEPVVVMGPTGAPSTIPKGEDVVLCGGGLGNAVLFSISKALRANGCRVVYFAGYRHAQDVFKRDEIEEATDVVVWSVDKGSKPPKARRAQDRAFSGNMVEAMVAYATGALGDPPIPFTNVRRIIAIGSDRMMAAVARARHNEVKTLLPADHVGIASINSPMQCMMKEICAQCLCKHRDPQTGKESFVFSCFDQDQPMDLMDWDNLRMRLRGNSLHEKLSALWLDYLLEQTNLRRV, encoded by the coding sequence ATGGAAAGAGCCCTGTTCGCAAATCCTGAGACCCCGGACCTGCAGCTCGGGATCCCGGGGTTCCGTTCTGCCGACCTGCACGACACCAGACGCCTGGCCGACCTGACACGCGCGTTCGACGACTTCCTGCAGGAAGCGGACTCCGCCCTGTTCGCACGCTACCGGGCGCATCGCGAGGGAAGCGTGCCGCTGCGCGGGCCCGAGGAGAGTGCCCTGCTCCTCGAGACCGGCGCGCAGGTGTCGCGGTTTCTCGGACGGCTCTTCGGCGTAGAAAGGGATCTGAAGAGGCTGCGCGAGGCCGCCGGCCGCGAAGCACCGCTCTTCCGGGTCAAGCGCGACTTCGTCCAGCGGCGGGTGTTCAGGAAAGGGCCCAAGGACCGGCCTCGAGCCTCCGATTTCTCCGCTCTCGATGCGGAAGTCCGCCCGCTGCTCGCCGCCGCGGCCTGCCGCGATCCGCGCGCGTCGTTCGCCAGGAACGACGCGGAGCTCCTGGTCGCGATCGTCATCGAGACGCTGCTCGAGGTGGAGAGCGCGCAGCCTGGGTCGCCGCAGCTCCTCGCCTGGCATGACCTCTGCGGCGCACTGCACCGCGGCCTCGCCGACGCGGGGCTGCCCGGCGCGAAATACGCGGGCGAGGACGTCGGACTCGCGCGCAAGCTGCTCGACTTGTTCGACCGCTGGCTCTACGCGCTCTCGCTGCAAGAGGAGCGGCCGGATTGGGTGTTCCTCCGACTTCCTCGCCCGCTCGACTTCCAGCAGCTGGTCCCGCTGCGGCGGCCGCGCGCCGACCGGCCCGAGATCCTCGCCGGCCATGAGGAGCACCAGCGCCGGCGGGATGGGTTCCGCCTCACCGACCCGCGCATGTCCGCCCGCGAGGTCCGCAGCGAGATCGACTACTGCATCTACTGTCACGAGCGCGAGAAGGACTCCTGCGCGAAGGGTTTCGCGGAGAAGGATTCACCCCGCTACCGCAAGAACCCGCTGGGAACGCCGCTGACCGGGTGCCCGCTCGAGGAGCGCATCTCCGAAATGCACACCGCGGCCCGGGAGGGCGATTTCCTCTCCGCGCTGGCGCTGGTCTGCATCGACAATCCGATGGCGCCAGGGACGGGGCACCGCATCTGCAACGACTGCATGAAGGCCTGCGTGTACCAGAAGCAGGATCCGGTGAACATTCCGCAGATCGAGACGCGCGTCCTGAGCGACGTCCTGCGCATCCGCTGGGGATTCGAGATCTGGAGCCTGCTCACCCGGTGGAACCCGCTGCGGTTCGAGCGGCAGCACCCGCGGCCCTACTCCGGCGTGAACGTGCTGGTGGTCGGCATGGGCCCCGCCGGCTACACGCTCGCGCACCATCTCCTGAACGAGGGGTTCGGCGTCGTCGGCATCGACGGGCTCAAGATCGAGCCGATCGCGGAGCACCTGATCGCCGGTCCCATCGAGCGGATCGACGACGCGTTCGGTACGGCGCTCGACGAGCGGGTGACGTCCGGATTCGGCGGCGTCTCCGAGTACGGCATCACCGTGCGCTGGGACAAGACGTTCCTCGACATCCTGCACCTGAACCTGGCGCGACGGACGCACTTCCGCCTCTACGGCGGGACGCGGTTCGGCGGCACCGTCACGCTGGAGGACGCGTTCGATCGGTACGGGTTCCACCACATCGCCCTCGCTGCCGGCGCCGGCAAGCCCACGGTCATCGGGCTGAAGAACAACCTGATCCGCGGGGTGCGCAAGGCGAGCGACTTCCTCATGGCGCTGCAGCTGACGGGCGCGTTCAAGAAGGGGTCGCTGGCGAGTCTTCAAGTAAGGCTGCCGGCCGTGGTCATCGGCGGAGGCTTGACGGCGATCGACGCGGCCACCGAGCTCGCGGCGTACTACCCCATCCAGGTGGAGAAGCTCCTCGATCGGCACGAGAAGCTCTGCGAGTCGGCCGGCGAGGAGATGGTCTTCTCCGTGCTCGATCCGGAAGAGCGGCACATCTACGCCGAAGCGCTGGAGCACGGCCGCGAGGTCCGGCGCGAGCGCGAGCGCGCCGCCGCGGCGAACGACGAGCCCGACTTTGCGAGGCTGGTGAAGGCGTGGGGCGGCGTCACCATCGCGTACCGCAAGACGCTGAACGATTCTCCCGCGTACCGGCTGAACCACGAGGAGGTGATCAAGGCCCTCGAGGAAGGCATCGCCTTCGCCGAGGGACTCTCGCCGGTCGAGGCCGTACCCGACTCCCACGGCGCGGTCGAGGCGGTCAAGTTCACGCTGCGCTCCGGCGCGGAGGTGACGCTTCCTGCGCGGACGGTCTGCGTCGCGGCGGGCACGGGCCCGAACACCACCGTGGAGAAGGAGGCGCCAGGCCGATTCGAGGTGGACCCGGAGCACTCGGCCTTCAGCTCGTTCCGGATCGAGAATGGAAAGCTCGTTCCCGCCGAAGTGACCGACGACCTGACCGGCGCGATCGGGTTCTTCACCAGCCATTCGAGCGGCGGACGCTACGTCAGCTTCTTCGGCGACAACCATCCCGCCTACGCGGGCAGCGTGGTGAAGGCGATGGCGTCGGCGAAGGACGGCTATCCGCACATCGCCCGGCTCTTCGCGCACCAGCTCGAGCGCGCGGACGGAAGCGCGCAGCCGGTCTGGGCCGCGCTGACCGCGCGCCTCGACAGCGATCTGCGGGCCCGGGTGCACGAGATCAAGCGCCTGACGCCGACCATCGTGGAAGTGATCGTCCGCGCTCCGGCGGCTGCGCGCGGGTTCCAGCCGGGCCAGTTCTACCGGCTGCAGGACTTCGAGACCCTGGCGCCCGTAGTGGACGGGACCCGGCTGCAGATGGAAGGCCTTGCGCTCACCGGCGCCTGGGTCGACCGCGCGCGAGGCCTTCTCTCGTTGATCGTGCTGGAGATGGGATCGTCTTCGCGGTTGGTCGCGGCCCTCAGGCCCGGCGAGCCGGTGGTGGTGATGGGCCCGACCGGAGCGCCTTCAACCATCCCGAAGGGCGAGGACGTCGTGCTCTGCGGCGGCGGCTTGGGCAACGCGGTCCTGTTCAGCATCTCGAAGGCCCTGCGCGCCAACGGCTGCCGCGTGGTGTACTTCGCCGGCTACCGCCACGCGCAGGACGTGTTCAAGCGCGACGAGATCGAGGAAGCCACCGACGTCGTCGTCTGGTCCGTCGACAAGGGGAGCAAGCCTCCCAAGGCCCGTCGCGCGCAGGACCGCGCCTTCTCCGGCAACATGGTGGAAGCGATGGTGGCCTACGCCACCGGCGCCCTGGGCGACCCGCCGATCCCGTTCACCAACGTCCGCCGGATCATCGCCATCGGCTCGGACCGGATGATGGCGGCGGTAGCACGGGCCCGGCACAACGAGGTCAAGACGCTATTGCCGGCCGACCACGTGGGGATCGCGTCGATCAACTCGCCGATGCAGTGCATGATGAAGGAGATCTGCGCGCAGTGCCTGTGCAAGCACCGCGACCCGCAAACCGGCAAGGAATCCTTCGTCTTCTCCTGCTTCGATCAGGACCAGCCCATGGACCTGATGGACTGGGACAACCTCCGCATGCGCCTGCGCGGAAACTCCCTCCACGAAAAGCTCTCCGCGCTCTGGCTGGACTACCTGCTCGAGCAAACCAACCTGCGCAGGGTTTAA
- a CDS encoding transcriptional repressor, which translates to MKKQRNDVETFAQYCRTHGLSVTHQRLAIFEALASSREHPSAEQLHKAVQRRIPTLSLATVYKNLEALKAIGAVVDVNPLHEQARYESALPGSGAGHPHHHLVCTSCKKVRDLHDSELDRLRVRDAQGFDVRAVRVQAEGLCPDCQGRRPRA; encoded by the coding sequence GTGAAGAAGCAGCGGAACGACGTCGAGACGTTCGCCCAGTACTGCCGGACGCACGGGCTCTCCGTGACGCACCAGCGGCTTGCGATCTTCGAGGCGCTCGCCTCCTCGCGGGAGCACCCGAGCGCCGAGCAGCTGCACAAGGCCGTGCAACGGCGGATTCCCACGCTCTCGCTCGCCACGGTCTACAAGAACCTGGAGGCGCTCAAGGCCATCGGCGCCGTCGTCGACGTGAATCCGTTGCACGAGCAAGCCCGGTACGAATCCGCGCTGCCTGGCAGCGGGGCAGGACATCCGCACCACCACCTGGTCTGCACCTCCTGCAAGAAGGTGCGCGACCTCCACGACAGCGAGCTGGACCGCCTCCGGGTGCGCGACGCGCAAGGGTTCGACGTCCGCGCCGTCCGCGTGCAGGCGGAGGGCCTCTGCCCCGACTGCCAGGGACGCCGCCCGCGGGCGTGA